From the genome of Nocardia sp. NBC_01503, one region includes:
- a CDS encoding FxsB family cyclophane-forming radical SAM/SPASM peptide maturase, translated as MIKVHSRCDLACDYCYMYEHADQSWRGRPMGLAPATATRIAFRIAEHAAAHELPEVAIVLHGGEPLLLGVDRTREFLATLHTAIAPVARLNLHIHTNGVLLSPAFLDLFTEYNVRVGVSLDGDRAANDRHRLYRNGRSSYDRVSASLELLRKPRYRALFSGLLCTVDIANDPVAVYRGLLAQDPPRMDLIMPHSNWEHQPPGLRSPRDPDNPKQGGGEYGRWLIAVFDAWNADGRPVPLRTFESVVAAMYGRPSSAEAIGLDQVDLLVIETDGSLEQVDSLKTAYEGAAATGLDVWDNSLDEAAVLPGITVRRDGIDGVSAICKSCPVVQVCGGGFYPDRYRPGAGFDNPSVYCSDLKEMIDHVAESEAAAGRGGAQTAAHGATAAAHSLSDSQFDQLAAGFGDAETINWLAQAQSSLQRELLAGVGRFGPQKDENFTAAWDVLVSLDASAPEAVARVLAHPYTRVWATALLEGVSKGELVAADVRHLQAVAASAALHAGRELRLPIPVRDGIAPLPTFGAVKAGAEEQVWIETGSIDDLDLLHPVRLLTATDLTVPLEDTDPYRIGHSFAADRLGDAEAQRWQVAFAEGIDFIDAHLPGYAPGLRAGLRAVMPMEPEDSYDRSASLRAAFGAVGIALRPALVSAALPLIHEFQHVKMGAILDMFALFDRADTEPRYYAPWRPDPRPIEGLLQGTYAHIGVTDFWRVHRTLAEGAQRQASEREFVRWRLMTAEAIRQLQGSGSLTPLGDRFAAGMSATVRPWLAEPVDAEAESAALDAARAHRAAFDERVKVGNDIHA; from the coding sequence GTGATCAAGGTGCATAGCCGGTGTGACTTGGCGTGCGACTACTGCTACATGTACGAGCACGCCGACCAGTCCTGGCGTGGCCGCCCGATGGGGCTCGCCCCGGCGACGGCCACCCGGATTGCGTTCCGCATCGCCGAACATGCCGCAGCCCATGAACTTCCCGAGGTCGCCATCGTGCTGCACGGCGGCGAACCGCTCTTGCTCGGCGTCGATCGCACCCGGGAATTCCTCGCCACGCTGCACACCGCCATCGCTCCGGTGGCCCGGCTGAATCTGCACATCCACACCAACGGGGTCCTGCTCAGCCCGGCATTTCTCGACCTGTTCACCGAATACAATGTGCGAGTAGGTGTTTCGCTTGACGGTGATCGTGCCGCCAATGACCGGCACCGGCTGTACCGCAACGGCCGCAGCAGTTACGACCGAGTGAGCGCGAGCCTGGAGCTGCTGCGCAAGCCGCGGTACCGCGCGTTGTTCTCCGGCCTGCTGTGCACGGTGGATATCGCCAACGATCCCGTCGCCGTCTATCGCGGCCTGCTTGCCCAGGATCCCCCGCGCATGGATCTGATTATGCCGCACTCGAATTGGGAACATCAGCCGCCCGGTCTGCGGTCACCGCGCGATCCGGACAACCCGAAGCAGGGCGGCGGCGAATACGGGCGGTGGCTCATCGCGGTCTTCGATGCCTGGAACGCCGACGGCCGTCCGGTTCCGCTGCGCACCTTCGAATCGGTGGTGGCGGCCATGTACGGCCGCCCGAGCTCGGCCGAGGCCATCGGTCTCGATCAGGTGGATCTGCTGGTCATCGAAACCGATGGCTCGCTGGAGCAGGTCGATTCGCTCAAGACCGCTTACGAGGGCGCGGCCGCGACCGGACTCGATGTGTGGGACAACAGCCTCGACGAGGCGGCCGTGCTTCCCGGAATCACGGTGCGCCGGGACGGTATCGACGGTGTCAGCGCGATCTGCAAATCCTGTCCGGTGGTTCAGGTGTGCGGCGGCGGTTTCTACCCGGATCGCTATCGCCCGGGCGCCGGTTTCGACAACCCCTCCGTCTACTGCTCCGATTTGAAGGAGATGATCGACCACGTGGCCGAGTCAGAAGCCGCCGCGGGACGAGGTGGCGCGCAGACCGCCGCGCATGGCGCCACCGCCGCTGCCCACAGCTTATCCGATAGCCAATTCGACCAACTCGCAGCGGGTTTCGGTGATGCCGAGACCATCAACTGGCTCGCCCAGGCGCAGTCGTCACTCCAGCGCGAATTGCTCGCCGGGGTAGGCAGATTCGGGCCGCAGAAAGATGAGAACTTCACGGCCGCATGGGATGTGCTCGTCTCGCTGGACGCCTCGGCGCCCGAGGCGGTGGCGCGGGTGCTGGCGCATCCGTACACCCGGGTGTGGGCCACCGCTCTGCTCGAGGGTGTCAGCAAGGGCGAATTGGTGGCCGCGGACGTCCGTCATCTGCAAGCCGTCGCCGCGAGCGCGGCCCTGCACGCGGGACGGGAGCTGCGACTGCCGATTCCGGTCCGCGACGGCATCGCGCCACTGCCCACCTTCGGTGCGGTGAAAGCCGGTGCTGAGGAACAGGTATGGATCGAAACGGGGTCGATCGACGACCTGGACCTGTTGCATCCGGTGCGCCTGCTCACGGCCACCGATCTGACCGTCCCGCTGGAGGACACCGATCCCTATCGGATCGGCCACAGCTTCGCGGCGGACCGGCTCGGCGATGCCGAGGCGCAGCGGTGGCAGGTCGCTTTCGCCGAGGGAATCGATTTCATCGACGCGCATCTGCCCGGGTACGCGCCCGGCCTGCGGGCCGGCTTGCGTGCGGTGATGCCCATGGAGCCGGAGGACAGTTATGACCGAAGCGCCTCGCTGCGTGCGGCTTTCGGTGCGGTCGGCATCGCCTTGCGACCGGCGCTGGTCTCGGCGGCGCTGCCGCTGATCCACGAGTTCCAGCATGTGAAGATGGGCGCCATTCTCGATATGTTCGCCTTGTTCGACCGCGCCGATACCGAGCCGCGGTATTACGCGCCGTGGCGACCGGATCCGCGGCCGATCGAGGGATTGTTGCAGGGCACCTACGCCCATATCGGGGTGACCGACTTCTGGCGGGTGCATCGAACCCTGGCCGAAGGCGCGCAGCGTCAGGCATCCGAGCGGGAGTTCGTGCGGTGGCGCCTGATGACCGCTGAGGCCATTCGCCAGCTCCAGGGCTCCGGATCGCTGACCCCACTGGGGGATCGGTTCGCCGCGGGTATGAGCGCGACCGTGCGGCCGTGGCTCGCCGAACCGGTCGACGCCGAAGCGGAAAGCGCTGCCCTGGACGCGGCCCGGGCGCATCGGGCCGCCTTCGACGAGCGTGTGAAGGTGGGAAATGACATCCACGCTTAG
- a CDS encoding carboxymuconolactone decarboxylase family protein — protein MTIENLKNSLPEYAKDLKLNLSSIARTTVLTEQQLWGTLLASAAATRSATTLREVAEEAADILSEQAYNAALGAASIMGMNNVFYRGKAFLDGKYDDLRAGLRMQIIGTPGVEKADFELWSFAVSSINGCQHCLEAHEHTLREEGVSREVIFESLRAAAIVAGVGQAVASTEALAAAAV, from the coding sequence GTGACCATCGAGAACCTGAAGAACTCCCTGCCCGAGTACGCCAAGGACCTCAAGCTGAACCTGTCCTCGATCGCACGCACCACCGTGCTGACCGAGCAACAGCTGTGGGGCACCCTGCTCGCGTCGGCGGCCGCCACCCGTTCGGCCACCACGCTGCGCGAGGTCGCCGAGGAGGCCGCCGACATCCTGTCCGAGCAGGCGTACAACGCCGCACTGGGCGCCGCCTCGATCATGGGCATGAACAATGTCTTCTACCGGGGCAAGGCGTTCCTGGACGGTAAGTACGACGATCTGCGCGCGGGATTGCGCATGCAGATCATCGGCACCCCGGGTGTGGAGAAGGCCGATTTCGAGCTGTGGTCGTTCGCGGTCTCCTCGATCAACGGCTGCCAGCACTGCCTGGAGGCGCACGAGCACACCCTGCGTGAAGAGGGCGTCTCGCGCGAGGTGATCTTCGAGTCGCTGCGCGCCGCCGCGATCGTGGCCGGTGTCGGCCAGGCCGTGGCGTCGACCGAGGCGCTGGCCGCGGCCGCCGTCTGA
- a CDS encoding DUF5134 domain-containing protein, giving the protein MTGFVQEYGALRWVIAAAFGVAVVIVLGRLAAVRPAAEIAEFSEGIGGDAMVRGSTASPRAALASGWGGLTPGRGNMFVGNGIRGLDQESDAAHLLMCMVMLAMLVFPATADPRALRGVLTAMLVVYAALLMARIMRWRSVSVTAIGYHLLAAGAMLYAMSGHAEHGMPMDGGPSPGLMLTLAALFTADAVVMAVPWSRRALRHMFPHPVGTGPTAVVPHLVMDVGTAYMLVLAAAH; this is encoded by the coding sequence GTGACGGGATTCGTGCAGGAGTATGGGGCGCTGCGGTGGGTGATCGCAGCGGCGTTCGGTGTCGCGGTGGTGATTGTGCTGGGGCGGTTGGCCGCGGTGCGCCCGGCCGCCGAGATCGCCGAGTTCAGCGAGGGTATCGGTGGCGACGCGATGGTGCGGGGAAGCACCGCGTCGCCTCGGGCAGCCCTCGCGTCCGGTTGGGGAGGTCTCACCCCGGGACGCGGAAATATGTTCGTGGGGAATGGGATTCGCGGGCTCGATCAGGAGTCGGATGCGGCGCATCTGCTGATGTGCATGGTCATGCTGGCCATGCTGGTGTTTCCGGCCACCGCCGATCCCCGGGCATTGCGGGGTGTGCTGACGGCCATGCTGGTGGTGTACGCGGCCCTGCTCATGGCGCGAATTATGCGGTGGCGCAGCGTGAGTGTGACCGCGATCGGATATCACCTGCTGGCCGCCGGGGCCATGTTGTACGCGATGAGCGGGCACGCTGAGCACGGGATGCCGATGGATGGTGGCCCGTCCCCCGGCTTGATGCTCACCCTGGCCGCGTTGTTCACCGCCGACGCGGTGGTCATGGCGGTGCCGTGGTCGCGCCGGGCGCTGCGGCATATGTTCCCGCATCCGGTGGGCACCGGTCCCACGGCGGTGGTGCCGCATCTGGTGATGGATGTCGGGACGGCGTACATGCTCGTCCTCGCCGCCGCGCACTGA
- a CDS encoding PhzF family phenazine biosynthesis protein: protein MGTPESDGAQIEVVRVFTDAAGRFGNPLGIARAADVEGVDHQALAARAGYSETVVVQDPSNGRTGMRIYTPAIELPFAGHPTVGTAWWLFMQGNPVSVIDVPAGPVDVSVTDGMTWVRARSEWAPTFTFHQFDDLNELATLDPGDFTEGSHYVWNWTDEARGAVRTRMFAPAMGVPEDEATGAAAIALTAKLRRGLYITQGSGSQLFTEWDSDGWVRLGGRVVEDHPVVI from the coding sequence ATGGGCACTCCCGAAAGTGATGGCGCACAGATCGAAGTGGTTCGCGTGTTCACCGATGCGGCCGGCCGATTCGGTAATCCGCTGGGCATCGCCCGCGCCGCCGATGTCGAGGGCGTCGATCATCAGGCGCTGGCGGCACGGGCCGGATACAGCGAAACCGTGGTGGTGCAGGACCCGTCGAACGGGCGCACCGGTATGCGCATCTACACCCCCGCCATCGAACTGCCCTTCGCCGGGCATCCGACCGTGGGCACCGCCTGGTGGCTGTTCATGCAGGGCAATCCCGTCTCGGTGATCGATGTACCCGCGGGGCCGGTGGATGTATCGGTCACCGATGGCATGACCTGGGTGCGAGCACGCTCGGAGTGGGCTCCCACCTTCACTTTTCATCAGTTCGACGACCTGAACGAGCTGGCCACCCTGGACCCCGGCGATTTCACCGAGGGATCGCACTATGTGTGGAACTGGACCGATGAGGCGCGCGGTGCGGTGCGCACGCGAATGTTCGCCCCCGCCATGGGAGTTCCCGAGGATGAGGCCACCGGTGCGGCCGCCATCGCCCTGACCGCCAAACTGCGGCGCGGGCTGTACATCACCCAGGGTTCGGGATCACAGCTGTTCACCGAATGGGATTCGGACGGCTGGGTGCGTCTGGGTGGCCGGGTGGTCGAGGACCACCCGGTCGTCATCTGA
- a CDS encoding aKG-HExxH-type peptide beta-hydroxylase, with protein sequence MTSTLSLPEERFAQLAAGFGDAETVRWLVRAQGSVQRELLSAVGTFGPRDDARFTAAWGVLLGLDASAPEAVTQVLAHPYTRVWASTLLGNISRGEFIAADVHHMEAVAASAAILAGIDLRLPVPVRDGKAPLPLFGALRAAETVWIDTCRVTLDEPVRTLTHGDLTVTLEDTDPYRALPYIGSEIEPTGRLTAAEARQWQRAFTGALEFIETHLPAYLPGLRVGLRTILPLRPDGPTDRSASARTAFGAVGIAARQLNPQSLAELLVHEFQHVKLGAMMDAFELYDRADIEPRYHPPCFSHPRPIEGLLHSTYAHLALTDFWQAQRTIATGSAAAAAADRHAEVRALTAEGIALLESAGSLTVLGTTVLDAMRHRATD encoded by the coding sequence ATGACATCCACGCTTAGTCTTCCGGAAGAGCGATTCGCCCAGCTGGCAGCGGGTTTCGGCGATGCGGAAACCGTCCGCTGGCTGGTGCGTGCGCAGGGCTCGGTGCAGCGCGAATTACTTTCGGCGGTAGGTACATTCGGCCCGCGCGACGATGCGCGCTTCACCGCCGCGTGGGGTGTGCTGTTGGGTTTGGACGCCTCGGCCCCCGAGGCGGTGACGCAGGTACTGGCCCACCCGTACACCCGGGTGTGGGCATCGACGCTGCTCGGGAATATCAGTCGCGGGGAGTTCATCGCCGCCGACGTGCACCATATGGAGGCGGTCGCGGCGAGTGCGGCGATCCTGGCCGGTATCGATCTGCGACTACCGGTGCCGGTACGTGATGGCAAGGCGCCGCTACCGTTGTTCGGTGCGCTGCGAGCCGCCGAGACCGTATGGATCGATACCTGCCGGGTCACGCTGGACGAGCCGGTGCGCACGCTCACCCATGGCGATCTGACCGTCACCCTGGAGGACACCGATCCGTATCGCGCACTGCCCTATATCGGCAGCGAGATCGAACCGACCGGACGACTGACAGCAGCCGAGGCGCGGCAGTGGCAGCGGGCGTTCACTGGCGCTCTCGAATTCATCGAAACCCACCTGCCCGCGTATCTGCCCGGCCTGCGAGTGGGTCTGCGAACGATTCTGCCGCTGCGACCGGACGGCCCCACGGACCGAAGCGCTTCGGCCAGAACGGCATTCGGCGCGGTGGGGATCGCGGCCCGGCAGTTGAATCCGCAATCCCTGGCCGAGCTGCTGGTACACGAATTCCAGCATGTGAAGCTCGGCGCGATGATGGACGCCTTCGAACTGTACGACCGCGCCGATATCGAACCGCGCTACCACCCACCGTGCTTCTCGCATCCGCGCCCGATCGAGGGGTTGCTGCACAGCACCTACGCGCACCTCGCCCTCACCGATTTCTGGCAGGCCCAGCGCACCATCGCGACGGGATCCGCCGCCGCTGCCGCCGCCGACCGGCACGCCGAAGTCCGAGCGCTCACCGCCGAAGGCATCGCCCTCCTGGAATCAGCCGGATCCCTCACCGTCCTCGGCACGACCGTTCTCGACGCAATGCGGCACAGAGCCACCGACTAG
- a CDS encoding aminotransferase family protein — protein MGSLWHGFADMGAVESGGAFVVARGEGAYIWDEGGTRYLDATAGLWFTNVGHGRREIADAVASQLTDIAHYSNFGDLASPVLRDLAERLSGIAPVPGSKIFFTSGGSDGVDTAVKLARRYWNVQGKPGKTIVVGRQKAYHGMHVAGTSLAGIPVNHEGYGEFMPDARTIGWDDAKALLALIEEVGADRIAAFFAEPIIGAGGVYLPPEGYLTEVRQICREHDILFVADEVVTGFGRIGGSWFASSRFDLQPDLMTTAKGLTSGYIPMGAVFIAPHIAEPFFAGGTWFRHGYTYGGHAAAAAAAMANLDIMERENLLDASKNLEALLHKHFAPLAEHPRVAEVRSGLGAVAAVQLADPAEAMPFVKTLRAHGISGRAAGQGALQISPSFVITEEQVADMAAGFAAALG, from the coding sequence ATGGGTTCGCTGTGGCATGGCTTCGCCGATATGGGTGCCGTCGAGAGTGGTGGCGCGTTCGTGGTGGCGCGTGGTGAGGGCGCCTATATCTGGGATGAGGGTGGCACCCGATACCTGGACGCCACCGCCGGTCTGTGGTTCACCAATGTCGGCCACGGCCGTCGCGAGATCGCCGATGCGGTCGCCTCGCAGCTGACCGATATCGCGCACTACTCCAACTTCGGTGACCTGGCCTCGCCGGTGCTGCGCGATCTGGCCGAGCGCCTGTCCGGTATCGCCCCGGTGCCGGGCAGCAAGATCTTCTTCACCTCCGGTGGCTCCGACGGCGTCGATACCGCGGTCAAGCTGGCCCGCCGCTACTGGAATGTGCAGGGCAAGCCCGGCAAGACCATTGTGGTCGGCCGGCAGAAGGCGTACCACGGCATGCATGTGGCGGGCACCTCGCTCGCGGGCATCCCGGTCAACCACGAGGGCTACGGCGAGTTCATGCCGGACGCCCGCACCATCGGCTGGGATGACGCCAAGGCGCTGCTCGCGCTCATCGAGGAGGTCGGCGCGGATCGTATCGCCGCCTTCTTCGCCGAACCGATCATCGGCGCGGGCGGGGTGTACCTGCCGCCCGAGGGCTATCTCACCGAGGTGCGCCAGATCTGCCGCGAGCACGACATCCTCTTCGTCGCCGATGAGGTCGTGACCGGTTTCGGTCGTATCGGCGGATCCTGGTTCGCCTCCTCGCGATTCGACCTGCAGCCCGATCTCATGACCACCGCCAAGGGCCTCACCTCCGGCTATATCCCGATGGGCGCGGTCTTCATCGCCCCGCATATCGCCGAACCGTTCTTCGCCGGTGGCACCTGGTTCCGGCACGGTTACACCTACGGTGGCCACGCCGCCGCCGCGGCCGCGGCCATGGCCAACCTGGACATCATGGAGCGCGAGAACCTCCTCGACGCCAGCAAGAACCTGGAAGCGCTGCTGCACAAGCACTTCGCGCCGCTGGCCGAGCACCCCCGGGTCGCCGAGGTGCGCAGTGGTCTGGGCGCGGTCGCCGCGGTCCAGCTCGCCGATCCCGCCGAGGCCATGCCGTTCGTCAAAACCCTGCGCGCGCACGGCATCTCGGGTCGCGCCGCCGGTCAGGGCGCACTGCAGATCTCGCCGTCCTTCGTGATCACCGAGGAGCAGGTCGCCGATATGGCGGCAGGCTTCGCCGCCGCCCTGGGCTGA
- a CDS encoding HNH endonuclease family protein: MPPRPRTAARHRWRKFLATSVVLAAVAAIGFTLWSNQRAEPAQQPPAADPTGTPLPDAQRARGDLDRLTIAWNRNWESYDRNAFGPGWSGRGGEPTLADGCTAREDVMKRDLTEVRLADSNSCTVLSGVLVDPYAGERLPYDRFKASDIEIDHVVALGDAWRSGASQWSAEQRERFANDVGNLLAVQKQANQDKGAKSPDQWRPRTAYWCDYARRWVAIKSRWGLTVQATEKSALADMLGTCSPPVAR; encoded by the coding sequence ATGCCCCCGCGCCCCCGGACCGCTGCCCGACACCGCTGGCGCAAATTCCTCGCCACTTCGGTGGTGCTCGCCGCGGTCGCCGCGATCGGATTCACACTCTGGAGCAATCAGCGGGCGGAGCCCGCGCAACAGCCCCCGGCGGCCGATCCGACCGGTACGCCGCTACCCGACGCACAGCGGGCGCGCGGAGATCTGGATCGGCTCACCATCGCCTGGAATCGCAATTGGGAATCCTACGATCGCAATGCCTTCGGGCCCGGCTGGTCCGGACGCGGCGGAGAGCCCACACTCGCGGACGGCTGCACCGCCCGCGAGGATGTGATGAAACGGGATCTGACGGAAGTTCGCCTGGCGGACAGTAATTCGTGCACGGTGTTATCGGGCGTACTCGTCGATCCGTACGCCGGGGAGCGCCTGCCGTACGACCGGTTCAAGGCATCGGATATCGAGATCGATCATGTGGTCGCGCTCGGCGACGCCTGGCGTTCGGGAGCCTCGCAGTGGAGTGCGGAACAGCGTGAGCGATTCGCCAATGACGTCGGCAATCTGCTCGCGGTACAGAAGCAGGCCAACCAGGACAAGGGCGCCAAGTCCCCGGATCAATGGCGGCCGCGCACCGCGTACTGGTGCGATTACGCGCGGCGCTGGGTGGCGATCAAATCCCGCTGGGGTCTCACCGTCCAGGCCACCGAGAAGAGCGCACTGGCCGACATGCTCGGGACATGTTCCCCTCCCGTCGCTCGATAA
- a CDS encoding VanZ family protein: MRQVWMMWGDVLTVWALGIPVLIGGVWLVVRLRRGQPHAVRNTVAEAGILGGTLPWLWMILTPTGRPREISLVPLTDLFETLTDDPFQAFVQVGANLIVFLPLGFLLPLRLPRFGGVRRMFLFGAALSALLETAQYVLDLGRVSSIDDVLMNAAGAAIGAWLARGPFAHWTAPSDSPHSEDGTARTERERRTGRDEEGVFVANSDQIQRAIPRPRYLPLPARHIPPGDLERLPRGLADPDREMPTVITVLGGLRSSRFRAHPIGTPAAPPRHAAATPATGPGSP, translated from the coding sequence ATGCGGCAGGTCTGGATGATGTGGGGCGATGTCCTCACGGTGTGGGCACTCGGGATTCCGGTGCTGATCGGTGGAGTGTGGCTGGTGGTCCGACTGCGCCGGGGGCAGCCGCACGCCGTGCGAAACACGGTGGCGGAGGCCGGAATTCTGGGCGGCACGCTCCCCTGGCTCTGGATGATCCTCACCCCGACGGGCAGACCACGTGAGATAAGCCTTGTCCCGCTGACCGACCTGTTCGAAACCCTGACCGACGACCCCTTCCAAGCCTTCGTCCAGGTCGGCGCGAACCTGATCGTGTTCCTGCCCCTGGGGTTCCTGCTCCCGCTGCGACTGCCTCGATTCGGGGGCGTCCGGCGCATGTTCCTGTTCGGCGCGGCCTTGTCCGCCCTGCTCGAAACCGCGCAGTACGTACTCGATCTCGGCCGTGTCTCCTCGATCGACGACGTCCTCATGAACGCCGCGGGCGCGGCAATCGGCGCGTGGCTGGCCCGCGGTCCGTTCGCGCACTGGACCGCGCCCTCGGATTCACCGCATTCGGAAGATGGGACCGCGCGGACGGAACGGGAGCGACGCACCGGCCGGGATGAGGAAGGCGTGTTCGTGGCGAACTCTGATCAAATTCAGCGCGCGATCCCACGGCCGCGATATCTCCCGCTTCCCGCGCGTCACATCCCGCCCGGCGACCTCGAGCGACTGCCGCGCGGCCTCGCTGATCCCGATCGCGAAATGCCGACTGTGATCACAGTTCTCGGCGGTCTCCGCTCTTCCCGATTCCGGGCGCACCCCATAGGAACACCGGCCGCACCACCGCGACATGCAGCGGCAACTCCGGCAACTGGTCCGGGGTCACCGTGA
- a CDS encoding peroxiredoxin, whose protein sequence is MALLTIGDQFPAYNLTAVIGGDLSKVNAQQPDDYFTQISSDDHAGKWRIVFFWPKDFTFVCPTEIAAFGKLNEEFADRDAQVLGASVDNEFVHFQWRAQHEELKTLPFPMLSDLKRELAAATGVLNADGVADRATFIVDPNNEIQFVSVTAGSVGRNVDEVLRVLDALQSDELCACNWKKGDPTIKAGELMTASV, encoded by the coding sequence ATGGCCCTGCTGACCATCGGCGACCAGTTCCCCGCCTACAACCTGACGGCAGTCATCGGCGGTGATCTCTCGAAGGTGAACGCTCAGCAGCCCGACGACTACTTCACCCAGATCTCGAGCGACGATCACGCCGGTAAGTGGCGGATCGTGTTCTTCTGGCCGAAGGACTTCACCTTCGTCTGCCCGACCGAGATCGCCGCCTTCGGCAAGCTGAACGAGGAGTTCGCCGATCGTGACGCCCAGGTGCTCGGCGCGTCCGTCGACAACGAGTTCGTGCACTTCCAGTGGCGGGCCCAGCACGAGGAGCTCAAGACCCTCCCGTTCCCCATGCTGAGCGACCTGAAGCGCGAATTGGCCGCCGCCACCGGCGTTCTCAATGCCGACGGCGTCGCCGACCGCGCCACCTTCATCGTGGACCCGAACAATGAGATCCAGTTCGTCTCCGTCACCGCCGGTTCCGTGGGCCGCAATGTCGACGAGGTGCTGCGCGTGCTCGACGCACTGCAGTCCGATGAGCTCTGCGCCTGCAACTGGAAGAAGGGCGACCCGACCATCAAGGCCGGCGAGCTGATGACCGCTTCGGTCTGA
- a CDS encoding MFS transporter, with protein MAEVTGAAGAVRTLIPARIDRLPWSRFHTRMVIALGVAWILDGLEITVASAVADTLTEPEALHLSSAAVGFLATIYLAGEVAGALIFGSLSDRLGRRRLFIITLGIYLIGSGFTALTLGSGPGWLAFLYLTRFIAGMGIGGEYAAINSAIDELIPARYRGRVDIAVNGTYWAGAILGTLGAYILLNQVSLDLGWRLGFLIGPVLGLVIVLVRRNLPESPRWQIMHGRSEDAEVSISAIEREVTASGVRLPPVDESRAMDITPTDQIGYRALTRILFREYPSRAILGASLMISQSFLYNAIFFTYTLVLGKFYDVPATATPLYLIAFAIGNLLGPLLIGRFFDTVGRRVMIAGTYILSGVLLAFSACLFYSGALNAITQTICWCVIFFFASAGASAAYLTVSEIFPLEVRAKAIAVFFAIAQCFGALGPVVYGALIGDGTYPIGLFLGYLVGATVMIAGGLIAYRLAVDAEGRSLEDIAPPLSATVRTPAHDHR; from the coding sequence ATGGCGGAAGTGACCGGCGCGGCCGGTGCGGTACGGACCTTGATACCGGCGCGGATCGACCGATTGCCCTGGTCGAGATTTCACACTCGGATGGTGATCGCGCTCGGGGTGGCGTGGATTCTGGACGGGCTGGAGATCACCGTGGCCAGCGCGGTCGCGGATACGCTCACCGAACCTGAAGCCTTACATCTGTCTTCGGCGGCCGTCGGTTTCCTGGCGACCATCTATCTCGCCGGGGAGGTCGCCGGTGCGCTGATCTTCGGAAGCCTGTCCGATCGGCTCGGCCGTCGCAGACTCTTCATCATTACGCTCGGTATCTACCTGATCGGTAGTGGATTCACCGCTTTGACCCTCGGCAGCGGGCCGGGATGGCTGGCGTTCCTATACCTGACCCGGTTCATCGCGGGTATGGGTATCGGCGGCGAGTACGCCGCGATCAATTCCGCCATCGATGAGCTGATTCCGGCGCGATATCGCGGCCGCGTGGATATCGCTGTCAACGGAACCTATTGGGCCGGTGCGATTCTCGGCACACTGGGTGCCTACATCCTGCTCAATCAGGTGAGCCTGGACCTCGGATGGCGGCTCGGTTTCCTCATCGGCCCGGTGCTGGGTCTGGTGATCGTGCTGGTGCGGCGCAACCTTCCGGAGAGCCCGCGCTGGCAGATCATGCATGGCCGATCCGAAGACGCCGAGGTATCGATCAGCGCCATCGAACGCGAAGTGACGGCGAGTGGAGTGCGGCTACCGCCCGTGGACGAATCGCGGGCCATGGATATCACGCCCACCGATCAGATCGGCTATCGGGCGCTGACCCGAATCCTGTTCCGCGAGTATCCTTCCCGTGCCATCCTCGGTGCGAGCCTGATGATCAGCCAGTCCTTCCTCTACAACGCGATCTTCTTCACCTACACGCTGGTCCTGGGCAAGTTCTACGATGTCCCCGCCACTGCCACACCCCTCTACCTCATCGCCTTCGCCATCGGAAACCTGCTGGGCCCCTTGCTGATCGGACGCTTCTTCGACACCGTCGGCCGCCGTGTCATGATCGCGGGCACCTATATCCTGTCCGGCGTCCTGCTAGCGTTCTCGGCGTGCCTGTTCTACAGCGGCGCACTCAACGCCATCACCCAAACCATCTGCTGGTGCGTCATCTTCTTCTTCGCCTCGGCCGGTGCCAGCGCCGCCTACCTCACCGTCAGTGAGATCTTCCCGCTCGAGGTGCGGGCCAAGGCGATCGCCGTATTCTTCGCCATCGCACAGTGTTTCGGCGCGCTCGGCCCGGTCGTCTACGGCGCGCTGATCGGCGACGGCACCTATCCGATCGGGCTGTTCCTGGGCTACCTGGTGGGTGCGACCGTGATGATCGCGGGTGGCCTGATCGCCTACCGCCTGGCCGTCGACGCCGAGGGCCGCTCACTCGAGGACATCGCCCCGCCGCTGTCGGCGACGGTGCGGACACCTGCTCACGACCACCGCTGA